DNA from Streptomyces sp. Edi4:
CACCCCTGTTAGCAGTGTAGAAAGAACAACGCCTCTAAAGCTGCATGAGAGCCGGTATCAGCTCACCGAGGAGAAAGACGCGAACCATCTCGCGTTGCTCCTCCGGTAGCTTGCGGATGATGCGTCCGATCTCCGCCTTTCGGGCCTCGTGCTTCACCACGAAGACCACGTAAGGGAAGTCGTCAGCCTCGCTCAGCTCGGCCGCCCGCCAATACGCTTGGATTTTCTCGCGGATACGGATGGGCGCTTCCGTACTGAGGTCGATCTCAAGAAAGTATGCGCCGCTTCGCGCTTGGTGTGGAAAGTCGGCAGCTACGAACAGGTCGGAGCGAACACCAGGAGGAACCGGGAGTTCTATCTCCCAGCGCTTCAGCGCGAGGACACCTGCCCTTTCGGCCCGCCGAATCTCAAGGTAGGTGTCGGCAATCATCAGGGCATGATTGTTGACGTTGGGCGACAACCGTCCTTCGACGCCGAGGAGTACCCGACCGTACCGACCAAGTTGATAGGTGTAAGCGCCGGAGCCGCCTTTATCACCTGTCGCACGTCTTCCAACTCGTGACAAGTAATGCAGACGCACCAAGCGGCCGAGAACAACGTCAGGGATGCTGTGGGATCTATCGAAGAAGACCAGTTCTTTCAAGTGTGTGGATGATAGCTGGGTGAATGTGTGGACGAGTGTCAGGATATTGAAGTCTCGGGTAGTAAGTTCCATGTGTGTGCTCCGTAGATAGTCATGCGCTGATAGGTGGGGGCGTACCCCCTGGTCAGGGGGTACGCGGGTACAGGGATGCGCCTGGGGCTGACCTGGGCCTAGCCTGGGGTGCACCCCTGTACCAGGAAGGGTCACGGGTTCCAACTCCCGCCACCGAAGCGGCGTTTCGTAGAACGCTTGGCTTTCACCTTCGCGCCGCGTCGTTGAGCGATCTCCCGTTCAACGTCGGCGATCGGTCGTCCGTACTTCTTCTGTGAAAGCTGCCGCACCTTGTCGGCAAGCCCTGTCGTTCCAACCGGCGGCAACGTGACGGCCGTTGCGGGCGGACTTACGCCCGCCCTTGTGGCGAGTCGCATAATGACCTCGAACCGTCCGAGGTTCATGAAGTCATCATCACTGACGTTACGGCCGAACTGCCGTGCAAAGTGCTTGGCTTCATCCGCCGAGGTCTGAAAGACCACCGTTGAACGGGCGTTCGTCGAGGTCGCTTCCTGCAACTCCTTAGAGAGCTGTCCGATGTGCTGGTGGGCAACAGTCATCGCTAGTCCCAGACTGCGCGCCTGCGCGAACATATCGGCCGGAGCAATCGGCAAGTTGAGGAAGTCTTGAAACTCATCGAGGTAGAGCATCGTCGGGTTGTTTGGGTTGGCTGCACCACCCTGAACGGCACTCCATACATAGTTCAAGATGAGGCTGCCGAGTAGCCCGGCCGTCTCCTTTCCTTCTGTTGCACGGCCGAGGTTGACGAGAAGAATTTTGTTTCCTCGGATCACCTCGCGCATGTCGATGGTGCTTTGGCTCTGCCCGATGATGTTGCGCAGCGACCGCCGAGAAGTGAGCTGCCACGTCCTGTCAGTGAGCGGCTTGAAGTAGTTCTCTCGTTGCTGCCGGGGCATGCGCTGGATGTCCTGCCACCAACCGGCCAGCTCCTCAAGGTGTGAAACGCCAGCAATCAGGTTGCTGGCGAACTCTTCTTGATCTGTTCTCGGCACGCTGAGCGCCCCGATATCCGCGAAGGTCATCGGTCGCTCTGCATTCGTGCTCATCAACAGCGTCAGGATCAGGTGATAGAACCCTTGCCGTACGCGCACGCCCCGAGCGTCCTGCGGATACAGGTGGTCGAAGAGACGTTGAATCTCCGAGGCCACGGCGTACGGGTTTCCCTGCAACAGGTTGAAGCCCACCGGATAAGCCGTGTCGGTCACGTCCAGGAGCACGACGTCTTGAAGCCGACGTTCTGGCACCCTGGCAAGCGCCTCGTTGAACAGGTCGCCTTTACTCTCGATCAGGATGACCCCGCGGCCGGCCTCCATGTCCTGAGTCATCAAGTTGTTCAGTAGAACCGTCTTACCTGAACCCGTCGGGCCGACGACTTGAAGGTGCTGAGCAGACTCGACAGGGCTCAAGGCAAGAGCGCGCTCACCTCCGGGGAAGTTGGACTCTCCGATGACGCGGCCCTTATTAGGGATCGCTGCCGTTGCCGGAAGGTGCCGTGTCCTTGCGCGCGGGAGCCGCGAAAGATGGGGCGTCCCGATGGGCCAGGCAATCAAACTCCCCAGCTCACTTGCCGCAAGTTTGGCGGGATAGACCGTGAGAGGGCTGGCAAGGGCGACGCGCTTTAGGATGCCGCTCTCGCGTCCGAGACGCCGACGGAATCCGTTGTACGGGGTCCTGACGCTCATAAGCGTGTGGTTGATCGGTGCGAGCAAGCTCGCCGCGTGCTGCTTGTTGAAGCCCTTGGCCGCGATGCGAAGAACCCCGACGAAGTTGGGTTCACTCAACTTGGTTCGCCGGTCGGTGATTTCGTCTCGCTCAGCAGAACGTGATCCAGAAAGGAGCTGCCCGGCCACGCTGAAATGACTACTTACATGCTCGCGTCCCTGCGCGGGTAGTTGCTCCCGCAGGGCAGGCGACACCACCCACTGATACACCATCTCTTCACCCCGGCCGAGGTTGTCCATTGCCGTGAGGATGCTTGTCGAGATGGTTTCCGCGTTCTGAGTATCAAGCGTGCGCTCTGGATGGGTATTGCCAAGCTCTACGGCCGCCATCCACTGATGTTCCGGTTCATCCGTCTCAGGGGTCGCCGTCATGCCCGGTACGAGCGAGCGGAGTTGCGGAACAATGAATCGCTCTTGGTGGCGCGGTACTCGTATGCGGTGGCTGATCTCCCGATCATTCGCTCGCACCTCGAAGACCACTGAAGGCAGACCAATCAACCGGCGGGGGCCGGTGTGGAGAGTGCCACTTACTCGTTTGATCCACTCGATGACCTGAGCGGCCGTAAGGTCGGCCGGGAAGGTGAGGCGGTACGTCACTCGTTCATCGGTCTGCGACTGCATACTTCTGAGTCCCATCAAGAAGGCGCCGATTAAAAGCGCCAGTCCACCTGACGTGATGACGGATATTGCGAGACTCATGCTGATCTATTTTCTCATACCAACATGAGTATGTGGTGTGTAACTTTTACCACCGCGTCATGCGGAAGTAGATGTACCCCAGTGCCATGACGATTGCGAGCATGCCGATGAGGTAGGGAATGAACGGCTCAACCGCCCACCACAGCACCCGAATCGTCAGGGCAGCGAGTAGCAACGTCACGAGCAAGCTCCGGGCTTTCTTCACGGTCACCTCCCGAGGGATGAAGCCGCCGACCTAACTTCGTGGCCGGCGGGGAGTTGGAAGGGGACGTATCAACG
Protein-coding regions in this window:
- a CDS encoding replication-relaxation family protein, with the protein product MELTTRDFNILTLVHTFTQLSSTHLKELVFFDRSHSIPDVVLGRLVRLHYLSRVGRRATGDKGGSGAYTYQLGRYGRVLLGVEGRLSPNVNNHALMIADTYLEIRRAERAGVLALKRWEIELPVPPGVRSDLFVAADFPHQARSGAYFLEIDLSTEAPIRIREKIQAYWRAAELSEADDFPYVVFVVKHEARKAEIGRIIRKLPEEQREMVRVFLLGELIPALMQL
- a CDS encoding TraM recognition domain-containing protein produces the protein MSLAISVITSGGLALLIGAFLMGLRSMQSQTDERVTYRLTFPADLTAAQVIEWIKRVSGTLHTGPRRLIGLPSVVFEVRANDREISHRIRVPRHQERFIVPQLRSLVPGMTATPETDEPEHQWMAAVELGNTHPERTLDTQNAETISTSILTAMDNLGRGEEMVYQWVVSPALREQLPAQGREHVSSHFSVAGQLLSGSRSAERDEITDRRTKLSEPNFVGVLRIAAKGFNKQHAASLLAPINHTLMSVRTPYNGFRRRLGRESGILKRVALASPLTVYPAKLAASELGSLIAWPIGTPHLSRLPRARTRHLPATAAIPNKGRVIGESNFPGGERALALSPVESAQHLQVVGPTGSGKTVLLNNLMTQDMEAGRGVILIESKGDLFNEALARVPERRLQDVVLLDVTDTAYPVGFNLLQGNPYAVASEIQRLFDHLYPQDARGVRVRQGFYHLILTLLMSTNAERPMTFADIGALSVPRTDQEEFASNLIAGVSHLEELAGWWQDIQRMPRQQRENYFKPLTDRTWQLTSRRSLRNIIGQSQSTIDMREVIRGNKILLVNLGRATEGKETAGLLGSLILNYVWSAVQGGAANPNNPTMLYLDEFQDFLNLPIAPADMFAQARSLGLAMTVAHQHIGQLSKELQEATSTNARSTVVFQTSADEAKHFARQFGRNVSDDDFMNLGRFEVIMRLATRAGVSPPATAVTLPPVGTTGLADKVRQLSQKKYGRPIADVEREIAQRRGAKVKAKRSTKRRFGGGSWNP